From a single Ignavibacteria bacterium genomic region:
- a CDS encoding OadG family protein encodes MKQTKFLLIFLLLLMVSVALPQNNAPAKVDTAKVQAADSLKKPAKDENVSDLIHFNPSNTMDDIKGNGNSFVLTVIGMGVVFFALAALYLSFALASNLIKKSVAKKHAKESPEKEGSQPKEEMSAEVNAAIAMALYSFFNANHDQENTILTINRVSRMYTPWSSKIYNLRHHPRNW; translated from the coding sequence ATGAAACAAACAAAATTTCTGCTGATCTTTCTTCTCTTGCTAATGGTGTCTGTTGCTTTGCCACAGAATAATGCACCGGCAAAAGTTGATACAGCGAAAGTTCAGGCGGCTGATTCTCTTAAAAAGCCTGCTAAGGATGAGAATGTGAGTGATCTAATACACTTCAACCCTTCTAACACGATGGATGACATCAAAGGAAATGGCAACAGCTTTGTCCTGACGGTTATCGGAATGGGTGTTGTATTTTTTGCACTCGCTGCCCTTTATCTTTCCTTCGCTTTGGCGAGTAATCTGATTAAAAAATCAGTTGCAAAAAAGCATGCGAAAGAAAGTCCCGAAAAGGAAGGAAGCCAACCGAAGGAAGAGATGAGTGCTGAAGTGAATGCCGCTATAGCAATGGCTTTGTACTCATTTTTTAATGCAAATCATGACCAAGAGAATACGATTCTGACAATTAACAGAGTCTCCAGAATGTATACTCCATGGAGCTCAAAGATTTATAACCTTCGCCACCACCCCAGAAACTGGTAA
- a CDS encoding biotin/lipoyl-binding protein, whose protein sequence is MKKFNFKINGNDYHVQVKNIEGDTAEIEVNGTTYEVEIEKKLAQPITPKLVRERAIPSTDVDKSTVKTTKPAPKASGGIKSPLPGTILEVFVKVGDKVKMGDKLLILEAMKMENKIDADKSGTVKELVVKQGDTVMEGDLLLVIGD, encoded by the coding sequence ATGAAAAAATTTAACTTTAAAATAAACGGCAACGATTACCATGTACAGGTTAAGAACATCGAGGGTGATACCGCCGAAATAGAAGTAAACGGAACTACATATGAAGTTGAGATCGAGAAAAAACTCGCTCAGCCGATTACTCCCAAACTCGTAAGAGAAAGAGCGATTCCATCGACAGATGTTGATAAATCCACTGTGAAGACAACGAAACCTGCGCCAAAAGCCAGTGGTGGAATTAAAAGTCCGTTACCGGGTACAATTCTGGAAGTTTTCGTCAAAGTTGGTGATAAAGTCAAGATGGGAGATAAGCTCCTGATACTTGAAGCGATGAAGATGGAAAACAAGATAGATGCCGACAAATCGGGTACCGTAAAGGAACTGGTTGTAAAGCAAGGTGATACAGTTATGGAAGGTGATCTCCTGTTAGTAATAGGAGATTAA
- a CDS encoding sodium ion-translocating decarboxylase subunit beta: MILVGLIFIYLAITKEYEPLLLVPIGFGIIVGNIPFLENAGLGIGIYEKGSTLNYLYFGVLNGIYPPLIFLGIGAMTDFSTLLSNPKLILIGAAAQIGIFATFIGAIMLGFTPNEAASIGIIGGADGPTAIFLASKLAPHLIGAIAISAYSYMALVPLIQPPVMRLFTNQKERLIRMKPPRVVSRTEKILFPILGLLLTTFISPSALPLLGTLFFGNILKESGVTKRLADTAARPMIDVVTIILGLTVGASTQATTFLTPKSILIFVLGAVSFIVATAGGVLFVKVMNLFLKPGDKINPLIGNAGVSAVPDSARVSQIIGLEYDKTNHLLMHAMAPNVAGVIGSAVAAGILLSFMTG; the protein is encoded by the coding sequence ATGATTTTGGTGGGGTTGATATTTATTTATCTAGCCATCACGAAAGAATATGAACCATTACTGCTGGTTCCCATAGGATTTGGGATAATTGTAGGGAATATACCTTTTTTGGAGAATGCCGGTCTTGGTATAGGCATATATGAAAAAGGGAGCACACTTAATTATCTCTATTTTGGTGTACTTAATGGTATATATCCGCCACTAATTTTTCTGGGAATTGGTGCGATGACCGACTTTTCCACGCTCCTGTCGAATCCCAAGTTGATTCTGATAGGAGCAGCGGCCCAAATCGGAATCTTTGCCACATTTATTGGCGCAATCATGCTTGGTTTCACACCAAACGAGGCGGCATCAATTGGTATTATCGGTGGAGCTGACGGTCCGACTGCGATATTTCTCGCGTCGAAACTTGCGCCTCATCTGATAGGTGCAATCGCAATTTCAGCTTACTCATATATGGCATTGGTTCCTTTGATCCAACCGCCGGTTATGAGACTCTTTACCAATCAAAAGGAACGCCTCATCAGAATGAAGCCCCCGAGAGTGGTTTCGAGAACGGAGAAAATTCTTTTCCCGATTCTTGGTCTGCTCCTGACCACCTTCATTTCACCAAGTGCCCTCCCTCTTTTGGGAACCCTCTTTTTTGGTAACATCCTGAAAGAGAGCGGAGTAACAAAAAGACTTGCAGATACCGCAGCCAGACCCATGATCGATGTTGTAACGATTATTCTCGGGCTTACGGTGGGTGCCTCCACACAGGCGACTACATTTCTTACCCCGAAGTCGATACTGATCTTTGTTCTTGGTGCAGTATCCTTCATTGTTGCCACTGCCGGAGGTGTTCTGTTTGTGAAGGTGATGAATCTCTTTTTAAAACCGGGTGACAAGATAAATCCGCTTATCGGAAATGCGGGTGTTTCGGCAGTTCCCGATAGTGCGAGAGTTTCACAGATTATCGGTCTGGAATATGACAAAACCAATCACCTTCTGATGCACGCAATGGCACCAAATGTCGCCGGTGTCATCGGAAGCGCAGTAGCTGCAGGTATCCTGCTCAGCTTTATGACAGGGTAA
- a CDS encoding isocitrate/isopropylmalate dehydrogenase family protein, with amino-acid sequence MAKYKIAWLPGDGIGIEVLEAAKIVLDKTGLDAEYIHGDIGWEFWRTEGDAFPERTIELLKNVDAAMFGAITSKPKKDSEAELIPELQGKGLVYRSPIVRMRQMFDLYNCLRPAKGYKGNALNYKDNIDLVVFRENTEDLYCGVEFAPVPEEVAQVLAKHSKPFSVFTGLGADDYAINCKINTKKGSEKIIRAAFEYARKNNRKKVTIVHKANVVRATDGLFFDIAKEVRKDYPEIQMDDANIDAITMWLLKNPHNYDVLVATNLFGDIISDLCAQMVGGLGFGCSGNIGEKLAVFEPTHGSAPKYFGQYKVNPIATILAAKMMLEWLGETKLAEKVESAVARVIEEGKFKTYDMGGDTKTLEMAEAIAAYI; translated from the coding sequence ATGGCAAAATATAAAATAGCCTGGTTGCCGGGCGATGGCATAGGCATTGAGGTGCTGGAAGCCGCAAAAATAGTGCTCGATAAAACGGGCCTGGATGCTGAATATATTCACGGAGACATCGGCTGGGAATTCTGGAGAACAGAAGGAGATGCCTTCCCTGAAAGGACAATTGAACTGCTTAAAAATGTTGATGCCGCCATGTTTGGTGCCATCACTTCAAAACCTAAAAAAGATTCGGAAGCCGAACTGATTCCAGAGCTTCAGGGCAAAGGACTTGTTTACAGGTCACCGATTGTAAGAATGCGTCAGATGTTCGACCTCTACAATTGCCTCAGACCCGCTAAAGGATACAAAGGAAACGCTCTCAACTATAAAGACAACATCGATCTCGTGGTTTTCAGAGAGAATACCGAAGATCTCTATTGTGGTGTTGAGTTTGCTCCTGTTCCTGAAGAAGTGGCTCAGGTTCTTGCAAAACACTCGAAACCTTTCTCGGTTTTTACCGGACTTGGTGCCGATGATTATGCAATCAACTGCAAGATTAATACCAAAAAGGGTTCTGAGAAAATCATCAGAGCCGCCTTTGAATATGCCCGCAAAAACAACCGCAAAAAAGTAACCATTGTGCACAAAGCCAATGTCGTTAGAGCCACTGACGGACTTTTCTTTGACATCGCAAAAGAGGTCAGAAAAGATTATCCCGAAATTCAGATGGATGATGCAAACATTGATGCAATCACCATGTGGCTGCTTAAAAATCCTCATAACTATGATGTACTCGTAGCCACAAATCTCTTTGGCGACATCATTTCCGATCTCTGTGCCCAGATGGTTGGCGGACTTGGTTTCGGCTGCTCCGGTAATATCGGTGAAAAACTCGCCGTATTTGAACCGACACACGGCTCAGCTCCAAAATATTTCGGTCAGTACAAAGTGAATCCGATAGCTACAATTCTCGCAGCTAAAATGATGCTTGAATGGCTTGGTGAAACAAAACTTGCCGAAAAAGTTGAGAGTGCCGTTGCCCGTGTTATCGAAGAAGGTAAATTCAAAACCTATGATATGGGTGGCGATACCAAAACCCTCGAGATGGCAGAAGCGATAGCAGCGTATATTTAA
- a CDS encoding HDIG domain-containing protein: MREKVLKIWPEIDWIQDPELKEKTLKCWIYAIENSVLSPEDLDVIPFSLLIKDCNVSFMNHKRTAVQLSVEIAKIMKNNFGDSINFNMDYVISGAILIDVGKLIEYDMKDGKLITSPAGKLVRHPFSGLAIADRFGLPAEVQHIIATHSKEGDLGYRSVESLIVHHADFVSFEPFKA, encoded by the coding sequence ATGAGAGAAAAAGTTTTAAAGATATGGCCTGAAATCGACTGGATTCAGGACCCCGAATTAAAAGAAAAGACACTTAAATGCTGGATTTATGCAATCGAAAACAGTGTTTTGTCACCCGAAGACCTTGATGTAATTCCCTTCTCACTTTTGATAAAAGACTGCAATGTCTCCTTTATGAATCATAAAAGGACTGCGGTTCAACTTTCGGTCGAAATTGCCAAAATAATGAAGAACAACTTTGGCGATTCGATCAATTTCAACATGGACTATGTAATTTCAGGTGCGATATTGATAGATGTCGGAAAACTGATTGAATACGACATGAAAGACGGTAAGCTTATCACCTCACCTGCCGGAAAACTTGTAAGACATCCATTCAGCGGACTTGCAATAGCCGACAGATTTGGTCTGCCTGCTGAAGTTCAGCATATCATTGCAACACATTCAAAAGAGGGTGATCTCGGCTACAGAAGTGTAGAGTCACTCATTGTTCACCATGCTGATTTTGTAAGTTTCGAACCATTTAAAGCCTGA